One genomic segment of bacterium includes these proteins:
- a CDS encoding class I SAM-dependent methyltransferase — MSIMSGTAEESKEYWNTHTLGLQYQIDHSIDKGTPEFFEHIDPVASRFHWIYKMMDEEAPALKGKKLLEIGCGMGRDSAEWASRGVLVTASDLTPNAIEYAKKYFAYRGLTAEFKVTTALQLDFPDASFDAVYARGVIHCTAADIRPAIAEIYRVLKPGGRALIFHFYNRWSWFNFLHKYGRENIEFVDADPPFNNIYSVRQVKAFFNQFENVTAEVQHYYPFKTRRTGVKAWLFNHIFVPVYCALPERLVKPFGWKINIRANKPA, encoded by the coding sequence CAAAGAGTACTGGAACACCCATACGTTGGGGCTGCAATATCAGATCGACCATTCGATCGACAAGGGTACGCCCGAATTTTTCGAACACATCGATCCAGTCGCCAGCCGATTCCATTGGATCTATAAAATGATGGATGAAGAGGCCCCGGCGCTGAAGGGCAAAAAGCTGCTGGAGATCGGCTGCGGCATGGGACGCGATTCGGCCGAGTGGGCGAGCCGCGGCGTGCTGGTTACGGCTTCGGATCTGACCCCCAATGCCATCGAATACGCAAAAAAATATTTTGCCTATCGCGGCTTGACGGCGGAGTTCAAAGTCACCACTGCGCTCCAGCTCGATTTTCCCGATGCCTCTTTCGATGCGGTGTACGCCCGTGGGGTGATCCACTGCACCGCGGCGGATATTCGTCCGGCGATCGCAGAGATCTATCGCGTTTTGAAACCGGGCGGCCGTGCGCTGATTTTTCACTTTTATAACCGGTGGTCCTGGTTCAACTTTCTGCACAAATACGGCCGCGAAAACATCGAGTTCGTCGATGCGGATCCGCCGTTCAATAACATCTATTCCGTCAGACAGGTGAAAGCGTTTTTCAATCAGTTTGAGAACGTCACCGCCGAAGTGCAGCATTATTACCCGTTCAAGACGCGCCGCACCGGCGTCAAAGCCTGGTTGTTCAACCATATTTTCGTGCCGGTCTATTGCGCGCTGCCCGAACGGCTGGTCAAGCCATTCGGCTGGAAGATCAACATTCGCGCGAACAAGCCGGCCTGA